A window from Cryptomeria japonica chromosome 1, Sugi_1.0, whole genome shotgun sequence encodes these proteins:
- the LOC131069104 gene encoding uncharacterized protein LOC131069104: protein MDTAADHPLKQIQESVAHRLSLKLWEKEELVLNRRIEQKETRRRNIQNEIYQLLGLYFVFLGVVLTAIFQAGAQPSHKTCKCWWSPFFLTAIALVVTLGGVHKKFHLQSEIQNQVEEEKENSKALFQSIQRLRAEGTRFDLNAERPSTKSHQEPPLILRAADWGYWWGYRGLVTLLLIAFSAIVLVSCRSVLCLSSKPSKP, encoded by the coding sequence ATGGATACAGCTGCAGATCATCCTCTGAAGCAAATCCAAGAAAGCGTAGCTCACAGATTGAGCCTGAAGCTATGGGAAAAGGAAGAGCTTGTTCTAAATCGTCGGATCGAACAGAAGGAAACAAGGCGGAGAAACATCCAGAACGAAATATATCAATTGCTCGGCCTTTATTTCGTATTCCTTGGCGTTGTTTTGACAGCAATTTTCCAAGCGGGGGCGCAGCCGAGTCACAAGACCTGCAAATGCTGGTGGAGCCCCTTCTTTCTGACGGCCATAGCGCTGGTGGTCACGCTTGGCGGCGTCCATAAAAAATTTCACCTCCAGTCGGAGATACAAAACCAGGTGGAGGAAGAGAAGGAGAATTCCAAGGCACTCTTCCAGTCAATTCAGCGGCTGAGAGCGGAAGGAACCAGATTTGACCTAAATGCGGAGCGTCCATCAACCAAAAGCCATCAAGAACCGCCTCTAATTCTGCGGGCGGCGGATTGGGGCTACTGGTGGGGTTACAGAGGCCTTGTAACTTTACTCTTGATTGCCTTCTCTGCTATTGTGCTCGTTTCTTGTAGATCTGTTCTCTGTCTTTCCTCCAAACCCTCCAAACCCTAG